TTTCTTGTTCAGGTAGGTCGCCAGGAACTTCATCTCATTGGGAGTACCGGTAAGGCCGTGGATGAGGATAACGGTGACGCCTTTGTCGCCTTTCAGGAATATACCGTTCTTTTCGGACGAGCGGCTCTCAGGGGCCCGTTTTCGCAGGGCGCCATTGATATCGATAGAAAATATTACGGACATATCTCTCCCTATCCGGGATAAGCTAGCGGCAGGGAAACCGTGAACGTCGATCCCTTCCCCTGCTCGCTTTCAACGGCGATCTTCCCCTTGTGGGCTTCGGCGATCTCTTTCGATTCGCTCAAGCCCAGCCCAAAGCCGCTGCTGGACGCGCGGATCCTCGAGACCTGGTAAAACCTGTCGAAGATATAGTCTACCTCATCTTCAGGTATTCCTATACCGGTATCGGTGACAGCCACAACAGCAAAGTTATCGCTCTTCGAAGCCGATACGTCTACTCTGCCGCCGCGGTAGGTATATCTCACGGCATTATCGAGCAGGTTCGCGAAAAGCCTCTTGAGTTGTTTTTCATCGCAGTCGAGGGTCAATCCTTCGGGACGGACAAATGATACCGATATCCCTTTCTGTCTTGCCGCGGTCTTCGCATCGTCCAGGACTTTCTCTACGATGCGCCCGAGGTCCGCCTTCCTTATCTCCAGGACCGTCCGTTCGTTACCCGGATCGCTCAGCACCATGAGGTCGTCGATTGTCTTGCGGAAACCGTTTATCTCTTTCGTCGCCCTTGTCAGGAAAGACCTGTATTCTTCGTCGGAACAACGCCTCGCAAGGACAGATTCGACCTCCCTCTTTAACATGTTCATAGGCACCTTCAGGTCCTGCGAGATATCCTGTATGAATCTTTGCTGAGACGAAAAAGACCTGTCGAGCCTCTCTATCATGTCATTGAACGTATCGGCAAGCCTCTTTATCTCGTCCCTGGTATCTGGCATGTGGATCTTCAATTTCAGGTTCTCGGCCGTTATCTGCCTGAGCGTCCCTATCATTTTATCTACCGGACGGAGCGTCAGGCGGGCGAGGAATACCCCCGGAGCGCCGGCGAGAATGACTGTAAGCGGCAGAAGGATAAATAACGCGAGTATCAGGTTTTTAAGCGCGAGCGATATCAGGCTTATCGGCGCCGCCACCCGCACTATATATACAAGCTTATTGTCTTCCAATACCGGTTTAAAATATATCCTGAACTTTACTTTTTTACCGTCCGCGAGCTGCCCTGATGCCGTATAGAAATCGTCTTCTCCATTCAGCACATCCGCCATATCCTCTTCATCTAAAGGACCTATGCTAGGCATAGCCTTTGAGGTTGCGAGACTCTTGCCGGAGGGGCTCATTATCTGGACGAAAACGCTCATCAATTCCGGGTCCTTGCGCTTCTCTTCCATCCAACCCTCGGCGAATTTCAGGAAAGAGTTTTTATCGCTCCCCCGGAACTGGTTTGCAGACTTTCCGTCCTCAAGGTTACCGTTCCTGACGATCTGCCAGTAAGCGCTGATGGAATTGGTCAAGCCTTCCGCCCGCGCGCTGATCAGGTCGTCCAGATGGCCTATGAGGATCTTTTCAAAGCTTTCGTAAAGGACCGCGCTGTACGCCAGGAGCGTCACCGTCAACAGGACCATGTACCAGAGGATGAGCTTAAATCTTACGGACCGGAAAAACATCTGTTATGCCTCCTTCATGCCGCGGCAGTTTCTTTAAACCGGAAAATCTCCGCCGTAATATACGAATATATTCTTCACTTTGAGGGCGCCGGACGGATCCCTGTAATATGTTATCGAGACCGGGTCTTTCACGCTCAGGTTGGCGAATCCTATATCGCTGCCGCCTTTTACGACCTTAACGCCGTCCGGGACTGAAAATGTCATCCCGTTCATAGAGATCGTCCCCCCGACCCAATCTATCGAATCCACCCTGCCGGTCATGCTCTCGGTCTGCGGCTCTTGCGGCCCGGACGC
This sequence is a window from Candidatus Omnitrophota bacterium. Protein-coding genes within it:
- a CDS encoding HAMP domain-containing sensor histidine kinase, which translates into the protein MFFRSVRFKLILWYMVLLTVTLLAYSAVLYESFEKILIGHLDDLISARAEGLTNSISAYWQIVRNGNLEDGKSANQFRGSDKNSFLKFAEGWMEEKRKDPELMSVFVQIMSPSGKSLATSKAMPSIGPLDEEDMADVLNGEDDFYTASGQLADGKKVKFRIYFKPVLEDNKLVYIVRVAAPISLISLALKNLILALFILLPLTVILAGAPGVFLARLTLRPVDKMIGTLRQITAENLKLKIHMPDTRDEIKRLADTFNDMIERLDRSFSSQQRFIQDISQDLKVPMNMLKREVESVLARRCSDEEYRSFLTRATKEINGFRKTIDDLMVLSDPGNERTVLEIRKADLGRIVEKVLDDAKTAARQKGISVSFVRPEGLTLDCDEKQLKRLFANLLDNAVRYTYRGGRVDVSASKSDNFAVVAVTDTGIGIPEDEVDYIFDRFYQVSRIRASSSGFGLGLSESKEIAEAHKGKIAVESEQGKGSTFTVSLPLAYPG